One genomic segment of Vespa velutina chromosome 10, iVesVel2.1, whole genome shotgun sequence includes these proteins:
- the LOC124952588 gene encoding trichohyalin isoform X3, translating to MSSRLRSSSMSKDRPKATSFGSDTFYYEPEERNDKRNGKAARENSYRFGDFRRECSERNGRRFGEEIEEDPDILYKRSKDRFASWDMKDIAGRKEIDEKKKEDEEAEEEEEEEDDEDVNDNNDKPPLLYEEYVTSPRKENQKEKIINREIHGSRKDERRKNEDPSEGVDSRNYMFAESSAVRRNGENRKKTSFPSIDVRTDTDHRIGAMIERLKTREEDKLRNRRERGSPERGGIISSTIEDRRQRRRRRCLVDEELGNRQEDDTKTSVGYDQRFDDFCKSNRGEETREDRRRSRSIEKVSRYELGRARSNDANGFRELDERIPRYMLREAESHVREEIFGLNVDDNVRRIEGRRAPFDRDNDRREKENSSRKSQDAYVVEITRRRSRSKDVEEDRARTKDETKSSNSSSTTRPYEVLPGEFDVRIQRYERATVEDKRDQEYLKKNLHDPSKERETVRKISFSGDTDMCSQRMHSKKEIGITRRTSFKDQDNEIRGRNPFKNDSDGGIKCTIKSRKSDVTEREKTELVDSVDLGRRSSFKAKHPEYGKISFEEEEKEKRSSRDHTRVSNARIISFGDDQIVGERKRTPDNQDRGIITSISFKDENSVESTTSPIRRVSKEQRENVLGRRISFKDRGIESEREHSYGVYCDVGKDQNEEESKRRSSSFDDRFVESDRNFFTSRERGISSGTSPWKDRNDIESRVRSSNGPMIKKVSEEGTRDKKLEKHSRAFTSGRVDEDIKDNFQETKDRKDFWRESNRLFAARYLKENGRGRRTEGGISGKENNGSLVEGAYEEDEGDESEIEQEDSIRTNGRRIPDNRDFDSKGRIARERNGTTIVRIRPNISENSRRRRRMQDFGLERRKRCDVSSQRYDSDEESGEEGEKEDQRKEEEKDKKKVMPIVKDDEDADNEQRLDSWRGTRRDGLIPGIPHGSTPSRRLWNYREGGVLITDVEEGQPCLQCGDVCPGFSPHIWSIR from the coding sequence ATGAGTTCGCGCCTTCGCAGTTCTTCAATGTCGAAGGACAGACCAAAAGCAACGTCATTTGGAAGCGATACGTTTTATTACGAGCCGGAAGAACGAAATGATAAAAGGAATGGCAAAGCGGCGCGGGAAAATAGTTATCGCTTTGGAGATTTTCGTAGGGAGTGTTCTGAGAGAAATGGTAGACGGTTCGGAGAAGAAATCGAAGAGGATCCAGATATTCTTTATAAGAGAAGCAAGGATCGGTTTGCATCATGGGATATGAAAGATATAGCTGGACGTAAGGAAAtagatgaaaagaagaaggaagatgaggaggcggaggaagaggaggaagaggaggatgatgAAGATGTgaatgataacaatgataagcCACCGTTGCTTTACGAGGAATACGTCACAAGTccgagaaaagagaatcaaaaagaaaagattatcaATCGAGAAATACACGGATCGAGAAAAGACGAGAGGAGGAAGAATGAAGATCCCTCGGAAGGAGTCGATTCACGAAATTATATGTTCGCGGAGTCCTCGGCTGTTCGAAGAAATGGTGAGAACCGGAAGAAAACGAGTTTTCCTAGTATCGATGTACGAACGGATACAGATCATAGGATCGGAGCGATGATCGAACGATTGAAAACACGCGAAGAGGATAAGttgagaaatagaagagaacgGGGAAGTCCGGAGAGAGGAGGGATTATTTCGTCAACGATCGAGGATCGTCGtcaacgtcgacgtcgacgttgTCTCGTCGACGAAGAGCTTGGAAATCGTCAGGAGGATGATACAAAAACGTCTGTTGGTTACGATCAACGTTTCGACGATTTCTGTAAATCGAATAGAGGCGAGGAAACGCGCGAGGATCGTAGAAGATCGAGGAGTATCGAGAAAGTTTCCAGATATGAATTAGGCCGTGCAAGGAGTAACGACGCGAATGGTTTTCGAGAGTTAGACGAGCGAATTCCAAGATACATGCTTCGTGAAGCCGAGTCTCATGTTCGCGAGGAGATATTTGGGTTGAACGTCGACGACAATGTTCGACGTATAGAAGGTAGACGTGCGCCCTTCGATAGGGACAACGACCGtcgagagaaggagaattCTTCGAGGAAGAGCCAAGACGCGTACGTAGTCGAAATCACTCGTAGACGATCAAGATCCAAGGACGTCGAGGAGGATCGAGCTCGTACGAAGGACGAGACGAagagtagtaatagtagtagtactactCGTCCATATGAAGTATTGCCCGGGGAATTTGATGTTAGAATACAGAGATATGAAAGAGCAACGGTCGAAGATAAGAGGGatcaagaatatttaaaaaaaaatcttcatgATCCttcgaaggagagagaaacggtCAGGAAGATTTCTTTCAGCGGAGACACGGATATGTGTTCACAAAGGATGCATTCGAAGAAAGAGATCGGTATAACGAGGAGAACGTCTTTCAAGGATCAGGATAATGAGATACGAGGACGGAATCCATTCAAGAACGATTCAGATGGTGGAATTAAATGTACGATAAAGAGTCGAAAGAGTGACGTCACCGAGAGGGAAAAGACCGAATTGGTAGATAGTGTCGATTTAGGAAGAAGGAGTTCTTTCAAAGCGAAACATCCTGAATATGGTAAGATCTCAtttgaggaagaagagaaagaaaaaagatcgtcGAGAGACCATACACGAGTCTCTAATGCAAGAATAATATCATTCGGGGATGATCAAATTgttggagaaagaaaacggaCTCCTGATAATCAAGATCGTGGAATAATTACCAGTATCTCTTTCAAGGACGAAAACTCCGTCGAATCGACTACGAGTCCTATACGTCGAGTCTCGaaagaacagagagaaaacgtCTTAGGTAGACGAATTTCTTTTAAGGATCGAGGGATCGAATCTGAGAGGGAACATTCTTATGGGGTTTATTGCGACGTTGGTAAGGAtcaaaacgaagaagaatcaAAAAGGCGAAGTAGTTCGTTCGATGATCGATTCGTCGAATctgatagaaattttttcacGAGTCGCGAGAGAGGGATATCTAGTGGAACGAGTCCTTGGAAGGATAGAAATGATATAGAATCGAGAGTTCGCTCCTCGAATGGGCCaatgataaagaaagtaaGTGAAGAAGGTACTCGGGacaaaaaattggaaaagcaTTCTCGAGCTTTTACATCGGGGAGAGTAGATGAGGATATAAAAGACAATTTTCAAGAAACGAAGGATCGAAAGGATTTTTGGCGCGAGAGTAACAGACTCTTTGCTGCAAGATATCTTAAAGAGAATGGTAGAGGGAGAAGAACAGAGGGAGGGATCTCAGGAAAGGAGAATAATGGAAGTCTTGTCGAAGGTGCTTACGAGGAGGACGAAGGAGACGAAAGCGAAATCGAGCAAGAAGATTCGATTCGAACGAACGGTCGCCGAATCCCTGATAATCGAGATTTTGATTCGAAGGGAAGAATCGCTCGTGAACGAAATGGTACGACTATTGTAAGAATTCGTCCTAATATTTCGGAAAATTCGAGACGACGTCGACGTATGCAAGATTTTGGTTTGGAGCGACGCAAAAGGTGCGATGTGTCTTCACAGCGTTATGATAGCGATGAGGAAAGTGGAGAGGAGGGTGAGAAGGAGGATcagaggaaggaggaggagaaagataagaaaaaagtaatgcCGATTGTAAAGGACGATGAGGATGCTGACAACGAGCAACGACTGGATTCTTGGCGTGGAACTCGTAGAGATGGCTTAATACCAGGAATACCCCATGGATCTACTCCCTCGAGAAGACTTTGGAATTATCGCGAAGGG
- the LOC124952588 gene encoding trichohyalin isoform X1, which yields MSSRLRSSSMSKDRPKATSFGSDTFYYEPEERNDKRNGKAARENSYRFGDFRRECSERNGRRFGEEIEEDPDILYKRSKDRFASWDMKDIAGRKEIDEKKKEDEEAEEEEEEEDDEDVNDNNDKPPLLYEEYVTSPRKENQKEKIINREIHGSRKDERRKNEDPSEGVDSRNYMFAESSAVRRNGENRKKTSFPSIDVRTDTDHRIGAMIERLKTREEDKLRNRRERGSPERGGIISSTIEDRRQRRRRRCLVDEELGNRQEDDTKTSVGYDQRFDDFCKSNRGEETREDRRRSRSIEKVSRYELGRARSNDANGFRELDERIPRYMLREAESHVREEIFGLNVDDNVRRIEGRRAPFDRDNDRREKENSSRKSQDAYVVEITRRRSRSKDVEEDRARTKDETKSSNSSSTTRPYEVLPGEFDVRIQRYERATVEDKRDQEYLKKNLHDPSKERETVRKISFSGDTDMCSQRMHSKKEIGITRRTSFKDQDNEIRGRNPFKNDSDGGIKCTIKSRKSDVTEREKTELVDSVDLGRRSSFKAKHPEYGKISFEEEEKEKRSSRDHTRVSNARIISFGDDQIVGERKRTPDNQDRGIITSISFKDENSVESTTSPIRRVSKEQRENVLGRRISFKDRGIESEREHSYGVYCDVGKDQNEEESKRRSSSFDDRFVESDRNFFTSRERGISSGTSPWKDRNDIESRVRSSNGPMIKKVSEEGTRDKKLEKHSRAFTSGRVDEDIKDNFQETKDRKDFWRESNRLFAARYLKENGRGRRTEGGISGKENNGSLVEGAYEEDEGDESEIEQEDSIRTNGRRIPDNRDFDSKGRIARERNGTTIVRIRPNISENSRRRRRMQDFGLERRKRCDVSSQRYDSDEESGEEGEKEDQRKEEEKDKKKVMPIVKDDEDADNEQRLDSWRGTRRDGLIPGIPHGSTPSRRLWNYREGGVLITDVEEGQPCLQCGDVCPGFSPHIWRRVSETIINKLKKK from the coding sequence ATGAGTTCGCGCCTTCGCAGTTCTTCAATGTCGAAGGACAGACCAAAAGCAACGTCATTTGGAAGCGATACGTTTTATTACGAGCCGGAAGAACGAAATGATAAAAGGAATGGCAAAGCGGCGCGGGAAAATAGTTATCGCTTTGGAGATTTTCGTAGGGAGTGTTCTGAGAGAAATGGTAGACGGTTCGGAGAAGAAATCGAAGAGGATCCAGATATTCTTTATAAGAGAAGCAAGGATCGGTTTGCATCATGGGATATGAAAGATATAGCTGGACGTAAGGAAAtagatgaaaagaagaaggaagatgaggaggcggaggaagaggaggaagaggaggatgatgAAGATGTgaatgataacaatgataagcCACCGTTGCTTTACGAGGAATACGTCACAAGTccgagaaaagagaatcaaaaagaaaagattatcaATCGAGAAATACACGGATCGAGAAAAGACGAGAGGAGGAAGAATGAAGATCCCTCGGAAGGAGTCGATTCACGAAATTATATGTTCGCGGAGTCCTCGGCTGTTCGAAGAAATGGTGAGAACCGGAAGAAAACGAGTTTTCCTAGTATCGATGTACGAACGGATACAGATCATAGGATCGGAGCGATGATCGAACGATTGAAAACACGCGAAGAGGATAAGttgagaaatagaagagaacgGGGAAGTCCGGAGAGAGGAGGGATTATTTCGTCAACGATCGAGGATCGTCGtcaacgtcgacgtcgacgttgTCTCGTCGACGAAGAGCTTGGAAATCGTCAGGAGGATGATACAAAAACGTCTGTTGGTTACGATCAACGTTTCGACGATTTCTGTAAATCGAATAGAGGCGAGGAAACGCGCGAGGATCGTAGAAGATCGAGGAGTATCGAGAAAGTTTCCAGATATGAATTAGGCCGTGCAAGGAGTAACGACGCGAATGGTTTTCGAGAGTTAGACGAGCGAATTCCAAGATACATGCTTCGTGAAGCCGAGTCTCATGTTCGCGAGGAGATATTTGGGTTGAACGTCGACGACAATGTTCGACGTATAGAAGGTAGACGTGCGCCCTTCGATAGGGACAACGACCGtcgagagaaggagaattCTTCGAGGAAGAGCCAAGACGCGTACGTAGTCGAAATCACTCGTAGACGATCAAGATCCAAGGACGTCGAGGAGGATCGAGCTCGTACGAAGGACGAGACGAagagtagtaatagtagtagtactactCGTCCATATGAAGTATTGCCCGGGGAATTTGATGTTAGAATACAGAGATATGAAAGAGCAACGGTCGAAGATAAGAGGGatcaagaatatttaaaaaaaaatcttcatgATCCttcgaaggagagagaaacggtCAGGAAGATTTCTTTCAGCGGAGACACGGATATGTGTTCACAAAGGATGCATTCGAAGAAAGAGATCGGTATAACGAGGAGAACGTCTTTCAAGGATCAGGATAATGAGATACGAGGACGGAATCCATTCAAGAACGATTCAGATGGTGGAATTAAATGTACGATAAAGAGTCGAAAGAGTGACGTCACCGAGAGGGAAAAGACCGAATTGGTAGATAGTGTCGATTTAGGAAGAAGGAGTTCTTTCAAAGCGAAACATCCTGAATATGGTAAGATCTCAtttgaggaagaagagaaagaaaaaagatcgtcGAGAGACCATACACGAGTCTCTAATGCAAGAATAATATCATTCGGGGATGATCAAATTgttggagaaagaaaacggaCTCCTGATAATCAAGATCGTGGAATAATTACCAGTATCTCTTTCAAGGACGAAAACTCCGTCGAATCGACTACGAGTCCTATACGTCGAGTCTCGaaagaacagagagaaaacgtCTTAGGTAGACGAATTTCTTTTAAGGATCGAGGGATCGAATCTGAGAGGGAACATTCTTATGGGGTTTATTGCGACGTTGGTAAGGAtcaaaacgaagaagaatcaAAAAGGCGAAGTAGTTCGTTCGATGATCGATTCGTCGAATctgatagaaattttttcacGAGTCGCGAGAGAGGGATATCTAGTGGAACGAGTCCTTGGAAGGATAGAAATGATATAGAATCGAGAGTTCGCTCCTCGAATGGGCCaatgataaagaaagtaaGTGAAGAAGGTACTCGGGacaaaaaattggaaaagcaTTCTCGAGCTTTTACATCGGGGAGAGTAGATGAGGATATAAAAGACAATTTTCAAGAAACGAAGGATCGAAAGGATTTTTGGCGCGAGAGTAACAGACTCTTTGCTGCAAGATATCTTAAAGAGAATGGTAGAGGGAGAAGAACAGAGGGAGGGATCTCAGGAAAGGAGAATAATGGAAGTCTTGTCGAAGGTGCTTACGAGGAGGACGAAGGAGACGAAAGCGAAATCGAGCAAGAAGATTCGATTCGAACGAACGGTCGCCGAATCCCTGATAATCGAGATTTTGATTCGAAGGGAAGAATCGCTCGTGAACGAAATGGTACGACTATTGTAAGAATTCGTCCTAATATTTCGGAAAATTCGAGACGACGTCGACGTATGCAAGATTTTGGTTTGGAGCGACGCAAAAGGTGCGATGTGTCTTCACAGCGTTATGATAGCGATGAGGAAAGTGGAGAGGAGGGTGAGAAGGAGGATcagaggaaggaggaggagaaagataagaaaaaagtaatgcCGATTGTAAAGGACGATGAGGATGCTGACAACGAGCAACGACTGGATTCTTGGCGTGGAACTCGTAGAGATGGCTTAATACCAGGAATACCCCATGGATCTACTCCCTCGAGAAGACTTTGGAATTATCGCGAAGGG
- the LOC124952588 gene encoding trichohyalin isoform X2, with product MSSRLRSSSMSKDRPKATSFGSDTFYYEPEERNDKRNGKAARENSYRFGDFRRECSERNGRRFGEEIEEDPDILYKRSKDRFASWDMKDIAGRKEIDEKKKEDEEAEEEEEEEDDEDVNDNNDKPPLLYEEYVTSPRKENQKEKIINREIHGSRKDERRKNEDPSEGVDSRNYMFAESSAVRRNGENRKKTSFPSIDVRTDTDHRIGAMIERLKTREEDKLRNRRERGSPERGGIISSTIEDRRQRRRRRCLVDEELGNRQEDDTKTSVGYDQRFDDFCKSNRGEETREDRRRSRSIEKVSRYELGRARSNDANGFRELDERIPRYMLREAESHVREEIFGLNVDDNVRRIEGRRAPFDRDNDRREKENSSRKSQDAYVVEITRRRSRSKDVEEDRARTKDETKSSNSSSTTRPYEVLPGEFDVRIQRYERATVEDKRDQEYLKKNLHDPSKERETVRKISFSGDTDMCSQRMHSKKEIGITRRTSFKDQDNEIRGRNPFKNDSDGGIKCTIKSRKSDVTEREKTELVDSVDLGRRSSFKAKHPEYGKISFEEEEKEKRSSRDHTRVSNARIISFGDDQIVGERKRTPDNQDRGIITSISFKDENSVESTTSPIRRVSKEQRENVLGRRISFKDRGIESEREHSYGVYCDVGKDQNEEESKRRSSSFDDRFVESDRNFFTSRERGISSGTSPWKDRNDIESRVRSSNGPMIKKVSEEGTRDKKLEKHSRAFTSGRVDEDIKDNFQETKDRKDFWRESNRLFAARYLKENGRGRRTEGGISGKENNGSLVEGAYEEDEGDESEIEQEDSIRTNGRRIPDNRDFDSKGRIARERNGTTIVRIRPNISENSRRRRRMQDFGLERRKRCDVSSQRYDSDEESGEEGEKEDQRKEEEKDKKKVMPIVKDDEDADNEQRLDSWRGTRRDGLIPGIPHGSTPSRRLWNYREGGVLITDVEEGQPCLQCGDVCPGFSPHIWRTFLLQHNTN from the coding sequence ATGAGTTCGCGCCTTCGCAGTTCTTCAATGTCGAAGGACAGACCAAAAGCAACGTCATTTGGAAGCGATACGTTTTATTACGAGCCGGAAGAACGAAATGATAAAAGGAATGGCAAAGCGGCGCGGGAAAATAGTTATCGCTTTGGAGATTTTCGTAGGGAGTGTTCTGAGAGAAATGGTAGACGGTTCGGAGAAGAAATCGAAGAGGATCCAGATATTCTTTATAAGAGAAGCAAGGATCGGTTTGCATCATGGGATATGAAAGATATAGCTGGACGTAAGGAAAtagatgaaaagaagaaggaagatgaggaggcggaggaagaggaggaagaggaggatgatgAAGATGTgaatgataacaatgataagcCACCGTTGCTTTACGAGGAATACGTCACAAGTccgagaaaagagaatcaaaaagaaaagattatcaATCGAGAAATACACGGATCGAGAAAAGACGAGAGGAGGAAGAATGAAGATCCCTCGGAAGGAGTCGATTCACGAAATTATATGTTCGCGGAGTCCTCGGCTGTTCGAAGAAATGGTGAGAACCGGAAGAAAACGAGTTTTCCTAGTATCGATGTACGAACGGATACAGATCATAGGATCGGAGCGATGATCGAACGATTGAAAACACGCGAAGAGGATAAGttgagaaatagaagagaacgGGGAAGTCCGGAGAGAGGAGGGATTATTTCGTCAACGATCGAGGATCGTCGtcaacgtcgacgtcgacgttgTCTCGTCGACGAAGAGCTTGGAAATCGTCAGGAGGATGATACAAAAACGTCTGTTGGTTACGATCAACGTTTCGACGATTTCTGTAAATCGAATAGAGGCGAGGAAACGCGCGAGGATCGTAGAAGATCGAGGAGTATCGAGAAAGTTTCCAGATATGAATTAGGCCGTGCAAGGAGTAACGACGCGAATGGTTTTCGAGAGTTAGACGAGCGAATTCCAAGATACATGCTTCGTGAAGCCGAGTCTCATGTTCGCGAGGAGATATTTGGGTTGAACGTCGACGACAATGTTCGACGTATAGAAGGTAGACGTGCGCCCTTCGATAGGGACAACGACCGtcgagagaaggagaattCTTCGAGGAAGAGCCAAGACGCGTACGTAGTCGAAATCACTCGTAGACGATCAAGATCCAAGGACGTCGAGGAGGATCGAGCTCGTACGAAGGACGAGACGAagagtagtaatagtagtagtactactCGTCCATATGAAGTATTGCCCGGGGAATTTGATGTTAGAATACAGAGATATGAAAGAGCAACGGTCGAAGATAAGAGGGatcaagaatatttaaaaaaaaatcttcatgATCCttcgaaggagagagaaacggtCAGGAAGATTTCTTTCAGCGGAGACACGGATATGTGTTCACAAAGGATGCATTCGAAGAAAGAGATCGGTATAACGAGGAGAACGTCTTTCAAGGATCAGGATAATGAGATACGAGGACGGAATCCATTCAAGAACGATTCAGATGGTGGAATTAAATGTACGATAAAGAGTCGAAAGAGTGACGTCACCGAGAGGGAAAAGACCGAATTGGTAGATAGTGTCGATTTAGGAAGAAGGAGTTCTTTCAAAGCGAAACATCCTGAATATGGTAAGATCTCAtttgaggaagaagagaaagaaaaaagatcgtcGAGAGACCATACACGAGTCTCTAATGCAAGAATAATATCATTCGGGGATGATCAAATTgttggagaaagaaaacggaCTCCTGATAATCAAGATCGTGGAATAATTACCAGTATCTCTTTCAAGGACGAAAACTCCGTCGAATCGACTACGAGTCCTATACGTCGAGTCTCGaaagaacagagagaaaacgtCTTAGGTAGACGAATTTCTTTTAAGGATCGAGGGATCGAATCTGAGAGGGAACATTCTTATGGGGTTTATTGCGACGTTGGTAAGGAtcaaaacgaagaagaatcaAAAAGGCGAAGTAGTTCGTTCGATGATCGATTCGTCGAATctgatagaaattttttcacGAGTCGCGAGAGAGGGATATCTAGTGGAACGAGTCCTTGGAAGGATAGAAATGATATAGAATCGAGAGTTCGCTCCTCGAATGGGCCaatgataaagaaagtaaGTGAAGAAGGTACTCGGGacaaaaaattggaaaagcaTTCTCGAGCTTTTACATCGGGGAGAGTAGATGAGGATATAAAAGACAATTTTCAAGAAACGAAGGATCGAAAGGATTTTTGGCGCGAGAGTAACAGACTCTTTGCTGCAAGATATCTTAAAGAGAATGGTAGAGGGAGAAGAACAGAGGGAGGGATCTCAGGAAAGGAGAATAATGGAAGTCTTGTCGAAGGTGCTTACGAGGAGGACGAAGGAGACGAAAGCGAAATCGAGCAAGAAGATTCGATTCGAACGAACGGTCGCCGAATCCCTGATAATCGAGATTTTGATTCGAAGGGAAGAATCGCTCGTGAACGAAATGGTACGACTATTGTAAGAATTCGTCCTAATATTTCGGAAAATTCGAGACGACGTCGACGTATGCAAGATTTTGGTTTGGAGCGACGCAAAAGGTGCGATGTGTCTTCACAGCGTTATGATAGCGATGAGGAAAGTGGAGAGGAGGGTGAGAAGGAGGATcagaggaaggaggaggagaaagataagaaaaaagtaatgcCGATTGTAAAGGACGATGAGGATGCTGACAACGAGCAACGACTGGATTCTTGGCGTGGAACTCGTAGAGATGGCTTAATACCAGGAATACCCCATGGATCTACTCCCTCGAGAAGACTTTGGAATTATCGCGAAGGG